In Papaver somniferum cultivar HN1 chromosome 1, ASM357369v1, whole genome shotgun sequence, a genomic segment contains:
- the LOC113358418 gene encoding uncharacterized protein LOC113358418: MDLLVSLRFRMDKSWMSTDRTKKRYREGVAAFLRYAVNHLKEEGETYDEFLMLCPCTNCLNLCACSVGDVEDHLFVNGIDQTYTIWNKHGEKDEAITSSKPVNVNNGMHAEFEMGTPTDAPDEDFGMGTPTDAPDTIDMMQAAEEFADDPIKFKKLLENAEKPLYEGCPNFTKLSAIVQLFKLKSKHGASDMFFNELLPLLKDMLPKEGNLMARSTYQAKKILKSMGSGYTKIHACINNCILYWNEYKDEKVCPTCKAPRWKVDRDGKVYENVPAKVLWYFDIIPRFQRLFQSKHTAKDLIWHDTTRNKDGVLRHPADSHAWREIDNNFPEIKGDPRNLRLAVSADGVDVNTGTKHHSGKRTWDAYAQEMFTLRAVVLWTINDYPALGTLCGCRYAGYHGCVVCRKKTHSIRLHDSNKNVYVGYRRFLPYEHPFRRQKGAFGGKQEWETAPEPMTGEEIYEENVGQSLVGTLLHNGNTKDGLNARKDLVRLGLKSELHPKTDDKGTILPAACYTLTTEEKDIFLETLSELRVPEGSISAKEIMVEELDKLQEDLCVTLCLLEKEVKLCGPVCFRWMYPFERCMKVIKGHVRNKNQPCGCIAEENVAEETIEIYCEYHKSIRTIGIPLDRHNTSQEGEPLSAEEPCIVTPEQLRQAHFYVMQNTPEIEPYIDRHKLYLETNYSTKKRAWLEKEHSNTFGAWLKNEVEKELADDRESISENLRWISHGPHYEVTKYTVYRINGYLFRTRSRDGRIHQNSGVSVAANDMHISRDDDVTYGKASYYGVLQEIWELDYCERKVHLFKCNWVDNKRGVKRDALGYKIVDLTMLGYKNDPFILASQAKQVFYVKDQLDKKKSIVFVTPPKNYRDDDGNDEEFSTVIFSANDNILPSVDPQDLGKESRNDYFRTDCRGLLIRKPK; the protein is encoded by the exons ATGGATCTACTGGTCTCTTTGCGTTTCAGAATGGATAAATCCTGGATGAGTACTGATAGAACGAAGAAACGTTATAGAGAAGGAGTTGCGGCGTTTCTGCGGTATGCTGTCAACCATCTCAAGGAGGAGGGTGAGACATATGATGAATTTCTTATGTTGTGTCCGTGTACAAATTGTTTAAATCTCTGTGCATGCTCCGTTGGCGACGTAGAAGATCATTTATTCGTAAATGGAATCGATCAAACGTATACTATTTGGAATAAGCATGGGGAAAAGGATGAGGCAATAACTAGTAGTAAGCCAGTTAACGTCAACAATGGTATGCACGCTGAATTTGAAATGGGAACTCCCACTGATGCTCCAGACGAAGATTTTGGAATGGGAACTCCCACTGATGCTCCAGACACTATAGATATGATGCAGGCTGCAGAAGAGTTCGCAGATGACCCTATAAAGTTTAAAAAGTTACTTGAAAATGCTGAAAAGCCCTTATACGAAGGATGTCCCAACTTCACAAAGTTGTCTGCAATTGTGCAGTTGTTTAAGTTGAAGAGTAAGCACGGTGCATCAGACAtgttttttaatgaattgttacCCTTGTTAAAGGACATGCTTCCCAAAGAAGGTAATTTAATGGCGAGGAGTACATATCAggcaaaaaaaatattgaaatcaATGGGTTCAGGGTACACAAAGATACATGCATGTATCAACAACTGCATTCTTTATTGGAATGAGTACAAGGATGAAAAAGTGTGTCCTACTTGTAAAGCACCCAGATGGAAAGTTGACAGGGATGGTAAAGTTTACGAGAATGTTCCAGCAAAGGTATTGTGGTACTTCGACATCATCCCAAGATTTCAGCGGCTGTTTCAATCGAAGCACACAGCAAAAGATTTGATATGGCACGATACCACTAGAAACAAAGACGGTGTTTTACGTCATCCGGCAGACTCACATGCTTGGAGAGAGATAGATAACAATTTCCCAGAAATTAAAGGTGATCCAAGAAATCTGCGGTTAGCTGTTTCGGCTGATGGAGTTGATGTAAACACAGGCACCAAACATCACAGT GGAAAGAGAACATGGGATGCATATGCCCAAGaaatgtttactctacgtgcagTTGTTTTGTGGACGATAAACGATTATCCTGCTCTTGGTACACTATGTGGTTGTCGCTACGCTGGATATCATGGTTGTGTGGTGTGTCGTAAAAAAACGCACAGTATTAGGCTtcatgactcaaacaagaatgttTATGTTGGTTATAGAAGATTTTTACCCTATGAGCATCCGTTCAGAAGGCAGAAGGGGGCATTTGGCGGAAAACAAGAGTGGGAGACTGCTCCAGAACCAATGACCGGGGAAGAAATATATGAGGAG AATGTGGGACAAAGTCTTGTTGGAACGTTGCTGCACAAcgggaatacaaaagatggattaaACGCCAGAAAGGATTTGGTGCGTTTGGGGTTAAAATCGGAGTTACACCCTAAGACAGATGACAAAGGAACGATACTTCCCGCAGCATGTTATACATTAACTACGGAAGAAAAAGACATATTCTTGGAGACACTATCCGAGTTAAGAGTTCCAGAAGG atcaATATCTGCCAAAGAAATCATGGTGGAAGAGCTAGATAAATtgcaagaggatctctgtgtgacGTTATGCTtactagagaa ggaagtgaagTTATGCGGTCCGGTttgctttcgatggatgtatcctttCGAAAGGTGTATGAAGGTTATAAAGGGGCATGTGCGAAACAAGAATCAACCTTGTGGATGCATTGCCGAAGAGAATGTTGCAGAAGAGACGATTGAGATATATTGTGAGTACCATAAAAGCATCAGGACAATTGGTATTCCACTAGATAGGCATAATACATCTCAGGAGGGAGAACCGTTATCAGCTGAAGAGCCGTGTATAGTTACCCCTGAACAGTTGAGACAAGCACATTTCTATGTAATGCAGAACACGCCTGAAATTGAGCCTTACATAGA CCGACACAAGCTATATTTGGAAACTAACTATTCTACTAAAAAGCGAGCATGGCTAGAGAAAGAGCACTCTAACACTTTTGGCGCTTGGTTAAAAAATGAG GTTGAAAAAGAGTTGGCAGACGACAGAGAAAGTATCTCAGAGAACTTAAGATGGATATCACACGGCCCGCACTACGAGGTAACGAAATACACTGTATATCGCATCAATGGATATCTATTCCGCACAAGATCCCGTGATGGTAGAATTCACCAGAATAGTGGGGTTAGCGTTGCAGCAAATGACATGCACATATCTAGAGATGATGATGTTACATATGGTAAAGCCTCTTATTATGGTGTCTTGCAAGAGATATGGGAGTTAGATTACTGTGAAAGAAAAGTTCATCTGTTCAAGTGCAATTGGGTTGATAATAAACGTGGGGTCAAAAGAGATGCTCTTGGCTACAAGATTGTTGACCTTACTATGTTGGGATACAAAAATGATCCTTTTATTTTAGCCTcacaagctaagcaggtattttatgtcaaAGACCAGTTAGATAAGAAAAAGTCTATTGTTTTTGTGACACCTCCCAAAAATTATAGAGATGACGATGGCAACGATGAGGAATTCAGTACAGTAATCTTTTCTGCGAATGATAATATCTTGCCGTCTGTAGATCCACAAGACTTGGGTAAAGAATCCCGAAATGATTACTTCCGAACTGACTGCCGAGGTTTACTTATACGCAAGCCAAAATGA